One segment of Aquimarina sp. BL5 DNA contains the following:
- a CDS encoding class I lanthipeptide, whose protein sequence is MKKQETDVKLKLKKQAISKLNKKELQTVKGGAGHEPSLLPTSCYIH, encoded by the coding sequence ATGAAAAAACAGGAAACAGACGTGAAATTGAAGCTAAAAAAACAGGCAATTTCTAAACTTAACAAAAAAGAACTACAAACTGTAAAAGGAGGTGCAGGACATGAACCTAGTTTGTTACCGACTAGTTGTTATATTCATTAA
- a CDS encoding TonB-dependent receptor plug domain-containing protein: MKNILIMISLIFSVYGYAQNQTLKGKVVDVFDTPLSEAYVYNNQAESHTHTLENGTFMLQKVEANDTLTIRLLGFETKKMVIKKSDIENGIKVQLENKIFQLDELVLKQEINPLQLINKIDMKVNPVNSSQELLQKVPGLFIGQHAGGGKAEQIFLRGFDVDHGTDVSISVDGIPVNMVSHAHGQGYADLHFIIPETIDKIRFDKGSYTADHGNFNTAGYVDFETKENFTENEIKVEAGAFNTLRTVGLFNLLESSNKKNATLAIEYLEGDGPFESPQNFNRINLVGKYTVQLQDNNKISLSASHFTSRWDASGQIPNRAVAQGLISRFGAIDDTEGGNTSRTNFNIVYDKFIADNTTFRTNVFYTLYDFELYSNFTFFLNDLINGDQIRQKEYRNLFGFNSTFSSRKYWDHLELEFNGGIGLRNDAVKDNELSRTANRNETRENVSLGTVNETNAYAFADVTLDFGKLKVTPVVRLDYFKYTYEDALLVPFDIQSETKSIITPKLRISYDATDNLNLFAKSGIGFHGNDTRVVVAQKGEQILPKSYGVDAGINWKPFSKIFLNTTLWYLGLEQEFVYVGDEGVVEPSGETRRIGIDFSGRYQVNDWLFFNSDLTYTYARSIEEPDGEDYIPLAPKITAAGGISVENFHNFSGGVRYRYLGDRAATENNSIVAEGYTVFDISLNYRWKHFDFSVSIENLFDTEWNETQFATESRLANEAQSVEEIHFTPGTPFFAKAGITYRF, encoded by the coding sequence ATGAAAAATATTCTTATAATGATTTCACTGATATTCAGTGTGTACGGTTACGCTCAAAATCAAACCTTAAAAGGAAAAGTTGTCGATGTGTTCGATACCCCTTTGTCTGAAGCTTATGTTTATAATAATCAGGCTGAAAGTCATACGCATACTTTAGAAAATGGAACGTTTATGCTGCAAAAAGTAGAGGCGAATGATACATTAACGATACGTTTATTAGGTTTTGAAACTAAAAAAATGGTCATTAAAAAATCGGATATAGAGAATGGTATAAAAGTGCAATTGGAAAACAAAATTTTTCAGCTTGATGAATTGGTTTTGAAACAAGAAATTAATCCATTACAGTTGATAAACAAAATAGATATGAAAGTAAATCCGGTAAACTCTTCTCAGGAGTTATTGCAAAAAGTACCTGGTTTGTTTATTGGTCAACATGCCGGAGGAGGTAAGGCAGAACAAATTTTTCTTAGAGGATTTGATGTTGATCACGGAACTGATGTGTCTATTTCTGTAGATGGTATACCTGTGAATATGGTATCTCACGCTCATGGACAAGGATATGCGGATTTGCATTTTATTATTCCAGAGACTATTGATAAAATACGTTTTGATAAAGGTTCTTATACAGCGGATCATGGAAATTTCAATACGGCTGGATATGTAGATTTTGAAACAAAAGAGAATTTTACAGAAAATGAAATCAAAGTAGAAGCGGGCGCTTTTAATACATTAAGAACAGTAGGGTTATTTAATTTACTCGAATCTTCCAATAAAAAGAACGCTACGCTAGCGATAGAATATTTAGAAGGTGATGGACCTTTTGAGTCTCCTCAAAATTTTAATAGAATTAATCTAGTTGGGAAATATACCGTGCAGTTACAAGACAATAATAAAATATCCCTTTCGGCTTCTCATTTTACCAGTAGATGGGATGCTTCTGGACAAATACCAAACAGGGCTGTGGCTCAAGGTCTAATTTCACGTTTTGGGGCTATTGATGATACAGAGGGTGGAAATACATCAAGAACTAATTTTAATATAGTGTATGATAAGTTCATAGCTGACAACACAACTTTTAGAACGAATGTATTTTATACGCTTTATGATTTTGAACTGTATTCTAATTTTACTTTTTTCTTAAATGATCTTATAAATGGAGATCAGATCAGACAAAAAGAGTATAGAAACCTATTTGGTTTTAATAGCACATTTAGTTCTCGAAAATATTGGGACCATTTAGAATTAGAGTTCAATGGCGGAATAGGTCTACGAAATGATGCTGTTAAAGATAATGAGTTATCTAGAACAGCGAATCGAAATGAAACACGGGAAAATGTAAGCCTAGGAACGGTGAATGAGACAAATGCATATGCTTTTGCAGATGTTACATTAGACTTTGGGAAACTAAAAGTAACACCTGTAGTCCGTTTGGATTATTTTAAGTATACCTATGAGGACGCGCTGCTAGTGCCATTTGATATACAATCTGAAACTAAATCAATCATTACACCTAAATTACGAATTTCATACGATGCAACTGATAACTTGAATCTTTTTGCGAAATCAGGAATTGGATTTCATGGGAATGATACTCGTGTAGTTGTTGCACAAAAAGGAGAACAGATTTTACCTAAGTCATATGGAGTAGATGCGGGGATAAATTGGAAACCTTTTTCAAAAATATTTCTGAATACAACACTTTGGTACTTGGGATTAGAACAAGAGTTCGTGTATGTAGGTGATGAAGGGGTAGTTGAACCAAGTGGAGAAACAAGAAGAATAGGAATTGATTTTAGTGGTAGATATCAGGTAAATGATTGGCTATTTTTTAATTCTGACCTAACTTATACATATGCCAGAAGTATTGAAGAACCAGATGGTGAAGATTATATTCCTTTAGCACCAAAAATTACTGCAGCAGGAGGAATAAGTGTAGAAAACTTTCATAATTTTTCTGGAGGAGTTCGTTATCGATATCTGGGGGATCGAGCAGCAACGGAAAATAATAGTATTGTAGCAGAAGGATACACAGTATTTGATATATCCTTAAATTATAGATGGAAGCATTTTGATTTTTCGGTAAGTATTGAAAACCTGTTCGATACCGAGTGGAATGAAACACAATTTGCTACAGAATCAAGGTTAGCAAATGAAGCCCAATCCGTAGAAGAAATCCACTTTACACCAGGTACACCGTTTTTTGCAAAGGCAGGAATAACCTATAGATTTTAG
- a CDS encoding LETM1-related biofilm-associated protein: protein MNPSTTGWIDKLLRDFDVNTLSQSSLDILYLRLRKVGFIYGTSVEIVLPNDSEIVYSEEEKTKINLFAALVITYYETIDNGDPKDCIKALIEFYEYLDTKKSFFSFINALTTSKSEKLEKIMHTRIQTNESIFKKNFSHLLTNALLFIDVLAFEHFLIHDKNPIEYAATLEETLTNIVFLALNSKIEKDNYDELLVKLFASSVRYTKVNTDEDASFDQIDLDEYTDDLEKRYILDLTSLAVWNDKEIDFGEQDFIRALGAELGLPNQSVKESLSSVQSFVKEHKEDISFFNYSNPAHHFYKQTSRTVSVLILRNKKRLIKEISESKDLMILLGQSAVRDLSKEEKQKVKQQLLDVCKTIPSLAIFILPGGSLLMPLLIKFIPQLLPSAFNENK from the coding sequence ATGAACCCTTCAACTACCGGTTGGATAGATAAACTTCTAAGAGATTTTGATGTTAACACTCTTTCTCAGTCTTCTTTGGATATATTATATCTAAGACTTCGGAAAGTAGGTTTTATATATGGTACATCAGTAGAAATAGTCTTGCCTAATGATTCGGAAATTGTCTATTCTGAAGAGGAGAAAACAAAAATCAATCTTTTTGCAGCCTTAGTAATAACCTATTACGAAACTATTGATAATGGTGATCCAAAAGATTGTATAAAAGCCCTTATTGAATTTTATGAATATCTGGATACTAAAAAGTCTTTCTTCTCTTTTATCAATGCATTGACTACAAGCAAAAGTGAAAAGCTTGAAAAGATAATGCATACACGTATTCAGACCAATGAATCTATTTTTAAGAAAAACTTTAGCCATTTATTAACGAATGCATTATTGTTTATTGATGTATTGGCTTTTGAACATTTCCTGATTCATGATAAGAACCCTATTGAATATGCAGCTACACTAGAAGAAACTTTGACTAATATTGTTTTTCTTGCTTTGAACTCAAAAATAGAAAAAGATAATTATGATGAATTATTGGTTAAACTATTTGCTTCATCCGTAAGGTACACAAAAGTTAATACAGATGAAGATGCCAGTTTTGATCAGATCGACCTAGATGAATATACAGATGATCTAGAGAAAAGATATATTTTAGACCTTACTAGTTTAGCAGTATGGAATGATAAGGAAATTGATTTTGGAGAACAGGATTTTATTCGCGCACTGGGTGCAGAACTAGGTTTACCTAATCAATCGGTAAAAGAATCTCTGTCTTCTGTACAGTCATTTGTAAAAGAACATAAAGAAGATATTTCCTTTTTTAATTATTCTAATCCTGCACATCACTTTTATAAGCAAACCTCTAGAACAGTTAGTGTACTAATTCTTAGAAATAAGAAAAGATTAATTAAAGAGATTTCCGAAAGTAAAGATTTGATGATTTTATTGGGGCAATCTGCGGTTAGAGATCTATCTAAAGAAGAAAAGCAAAAAGTAAAACAACAATTACTAGATGTATGTAAAACCATACCTTCTCTAGCTATCTTTATTTTACCAGGCGGAAGTTTATTAATGCCCTTGCTAATTAAGTTTATTCCTCAGCTATTACCCTCAGCCTTTAACGAGAATAAATAA
- a CDS encoding GNAT family N-acetyltransferase — protein MTFRKATKKDLISIVQMIADDELGKTRESFQIPLPKEYLKAFDEIDSDKNQELIVVENKDLQIIGTLQLTFIQYLTYQGKIRAQIEAVRIRKDKRGLGIGKTMFTWAINRAKEQNAHLIQLTTDKRRPEAIRFYKELGFTDSHEGMKIHFE, from the coding sequence ATGACCTTTAGAAAAGCTACAAAAAAAGATCTAATATCAATTGTACAAATGATTGCTGATGATGAACTTGGAAAAACAAGAGAGAGCTTCCAAATTCCTTTACCTAAAGAATATCTAAAAGCTTTTGATGAGATTGATTCGGATAAAAACCAGGAATTGATAGTTGTAGAAAATAAAGATCTTCAGATTATCGGAACATTACAACTAACATTTATACAATATCTAACATATCAGGGCAAAATAAGAGCTCAAATTGAAGCTGTAAGAATTAGAAAAGATAAAAGAGGGCTTGGAATCGGAAAAACAATGTTCACCTGGGCAATTAATCGAGCGAAAGAACAAAATGCTCATTTAATTCAATTAACCACTGATAAAAGAAGACCCGAAGCCATTAGGTTTTATAAGGAATTAGGCTTTACAGATTCTCATGAAGGAATGAAAATACATTTTGAATAA
- a CDS encoding M36 family metallopeptidase: MKKMYSFVLFTLLIGQAMFAQNIMDGIVRNHLNETTTKSALTTEDVSEWKVTNVVPSLNPAIQHVYVQQYFQGIPIQYATYKLTVKNKERVTWEIDQFVKDIKSKVTSAKSSLSAESAIMNVARAHNLQSPQLVRAKSKADGVLVYENSGITLEPIEAKQVYIIQEDELVLTWRVSLYQKDGQHWWNANVDATSGKILYTEDWVISCNFGTPDHENHNHGESVLFDKDIPTVPTKAEATAALAPDSYNVYAMPIESPSHGSRSIVTDPANTVASPFGWHDTNGSPGAEFTITRGNNVWAQEDRNGNNGTGFSPDGGSSLDFDFPINLNQAPSTYDDAAITNLFYWNNIMHDVFYQYGFNEASGNFQENNYGNGGAGSDSVNADAQDGSGSNNANFSTPGDGGNPRMQMFLWTSPNPDRDGDLDNGIIAHEYGHGISIRLVGGPSSNNLGGSEQMGEGWSDWFGLMLTMKAGDTGTDARGIGTYALNQPTTGDGIRPTPYSIDRSVNNTDYADIGGLARPHGVGYAFATILWDMTWGLIDAEGFDPDFYNGTGGNNIAMALVIEGLKNTANNPGFVSGRNGILQADQDLYGGQYECIIWKAFAERGVGQDANENNNGGTNGQTDQTVSFVNPCDGGGPGPGGDECSGDIASFPYSESFEGNIGDWSQASGDDLDWTVDSNGTPSNGTGPSGAVDGTSYIYVEASGNGNGFPNKRAILNSPCLDFSGLTTPTLSFQYHMVGSAIGTFDVEARTDNTGDWTSVFSRSGAQGTDWNTASVDLSAYAGNASVQLRLNTVTGNSWQGDVTIDDLSITNGTTDPGPTCDAIDFNAFSITPFSNQDIAGNFTIVDGGAGLSMSNNTWKYIPLSYTVTANTVIEFSFSSTAQGEIHGVGFENDNTLTSTRYFKVHGTQNYGVTNFDNYSSGTTTYVIPVGNFYTGSMDRLVFINDNDAGSGNTSIFSNVKIYEGSCGGSAAVAADFGPTTPIIGKEDEEGISSFTIAPNPLKSGGLLQISMKDSKNSDNVYSIMNMVGQIVGQGTIGGSKTINVGNLEVGMYLLKVQGETKRFIIK, from the coding sequence ATGAAAAAAATGTACTCGTTTGTCTTATTTACATTGTTAATAGGACAAGCAATGTTTGCACAAAACATTATGGATGGTATTGTTAGAAACCATCTAAACGAAACAACTACTAAATCTGCTTTGACAACAGAAGATGTATCAGAGTGGAAAGTAACAAATGTAGTTCCTTCATTAAATCCTGCAATACAACACGTATATGTTCAGCAGTATTTTCAAGGAATTCCAATACAGTATGCGACTTATAAACTTACTGTAAAGAACAAAGAGAGAGTAACTTGGGAAATTGATCAATTTGTAAAAGATATAAAATCCAAAGTTACTTCTGCAAAATCTTCCCTTTCAGCAGAAAGTGCGATTATGAATGTAGCCAGAGCTCATAATTTACAATCTCCACAATTAGTTAGAGCTAAAAGCAAGGCTGATGGAGTTTTGGTATATGAGAATTCTGGAATTACGTTAGAGCCTATAGAGGCTAAACAAGTATATATTATACAAGAGGATGAATTAGTATTAACTTGGAGAGTAAGTTTATATCAGAAAGATGGACAACATTGGTGGAATGCTAATGTAGATGCAACTTCGGGTAAAATTTTATATACAGAAGATTGGGTAATTAGCTGTAATTTTGGTACTCCAGATCATGAAAATCATAATCATGGAGAGTCTGTATTATTTGATAAAGACATTCCTACGGTTCCAACAAAAGCAGAAGCTACTGCTGCACTTGCACCTGATTCTTACAATGTTTATGCAATGCCAATAGAAAGTCCAAGTCACGGTAGTCGTTCGATAGTAACCGATCCAGCGAATACTGTAGCTTCTCCATTTGGATGGCATGATACTAATGGTAGTCCAGGAGCTGAGTTTACAATTACTAGAGGTAATAATGTTTGGGCTCAAGAAGATAGAAATGGAAATAATGGTACTGGTTTTTCTCCTGATGGAGGATCAAGCCTTGATTTTGATTTCCCGATTAACCTTAATCAAGCACCATCTACATATGATGATGCAGCTATAACAAACCTGTTCTATTGGAATAACATTATGCATGACGTATTCTATCAATATGGTTTTAATGAAGCTAGTGGTAATTTCCAAGAAAATAACTATGGAAATGGTGGTGCAGGAAGTGATTCTGTAAATGCAGATGCACAAGATGGAAGTGGAAGTAATAATGCAAACTTCTCGACTCCAGGTGATGGAGGAAACCCTAGAATGCAGATGTTCCTATGGACAAGTCCAAATCCTGATAGAGATGGAGATTTAGATAATGGAATTATTGCTCACGAATATGGTCATGGTATTTCTATTAGATTAGTAGGAGGACCTTCTTCTAATAATTTAGGTGGTTCTGAGCAAATGGGTGAAGGATGGTCTGACTGGTTTGGATTAATGCTTACTATGAAAGCTGGTGATACAGGAACAGATGCTAGAGGAATAGGAACATATGCATTAAATCAGCCAACTACTGGTGATGGTATTCGCCCAACTCCTTATTCTATTGATAGATCTGTAAATAATACGGACTATGCAGATATAGGAGGGTTAGCAAGACCACATGGAGTTGGATACGCATTTGCTACTATTTTATGGGATATGACTTGGGGATTAATTGATGCCGAAGGTTTTGATCCAGACTTCTACAATGGAACTGGTGGGAATAATATTGCTATGGCTTTGGTAATAGAAGGATTAAAAAACACAGCAAACAACCCAGGATTCGTATCTGGAAGAAATGGTATACTACAAGCTGATCAAGATTTATATGGAGGTCAGTACGAATGTATTATCTGGAAAGCGTTTGCTGAGCGTGGTGTAGGTCAGGATGCTAATGAAAATAATAATGGAGGTACTAATGGACAAACAGATCAAACAGTATCATTCGTAAATCCTTGTGATGGTGGTGGACCTGGGCCAGGCGGAGATGAGTGTTCTGGTGACATAGCTTCATTCCCATATAGCGAAAGCTTTGAAGGAAATATTGGAGATTGGTCTCAAGCTTCTGGAGATGATTTAGATTGGACTGTAGACTCTAATGGTACTCCTTCTAATGGAACGGGACCTAGTGGTGCTGTTGATGGTACTTCGTACATTTATGTTGAAGCTTCTGGAAACGGAAATGGATTCCCTAACAAAAGAGCGATTTTAAACTCGCCTTGTTTAGACTTTAGCGGATTGACTACTCCAACATTAAGTTTCCAATACCATATGGTAGGTAGTGCGATAGGTACTTTTGATGTAGAAGCAAGAACAGATAATACAGGAGATTGGACAAGCGTATTTAGTAGATCTGGAGCGCAAGGAACTGACTGGAATACTGCTAGTGTTGATCTTTCTGCATATGCTGGAAATGCAAGTGTACAACTACGTCTTAATACGGTTACAGGAAATAGCTGGCAAGGTGACGTTACGATCGATGATTTAAGTATCACTAACGGTACAACTGATCCAGGACCTACTTGTGATGCAATCGATTTTAATGCTTTTTCAATCACACCATTCTCTAATCAAGATATCGCTGGTAACTTTACTATCGTAGATGGAGGAGCAGGGTTATCAATGTCAAATAATACTTGGAAATATATACCACTAAGTTATACAGTAACTGCTAATACAGTTATCGAATTTAGTTTTAGTAGTACTGCACAAGGAGAAATTCACGGAGTTGGTTTCGAAAATGACAATACGTTAACTTCGACTAGATATTTCAAAGTTCACGGTACTCAGAATTATGGAGTAACGAATTTCGACAACTATTCTAGTGGTACAACAACGTATGTAATTCCAGTAGGTAATTTCTACACTGGAAGTATGGATCGATTGGTATTTATTAATGATAATGATGCAGGATCTGGAAATACTTCAATTTTCTCTAATGTTAAGATTTATGAAGGATCTTGTGGTGGATCAGCTGCTGTAGCTGCAGATTTCGGACCTACGACACCTATCATAGGAAAAGAAGATGAAGAAGGTATCTCTAGTTTCACAATTGCACCGAATCCATTGAAAAGTGGTGGTTTATTGCAAATTTCAATGAAAGACTCTAAGAATTCTGATAATGTTTATTCTATTATGAATATGGTAGGACAGATTGTTGGACAAGGAACCATAGGTGGTAGCAAAACTATCAATGTTGGTAATCTTGAGGTTGGTATGTATTTGCTAAAAGTTCAAGGAGAGACGAAACGATTTATAATCAAATAA
- a CDS encoding superoxide dismutase family protein yields MKTLNLLVIAFLSIIILGCKGDKKEGKEYENKVNEEITEEKEETSKSKTLAMSLTPKSDSEVSGNVTFTEEGGMVTMVAYLSGLSEGEHAIHIHEKADCSSADGKSTGGHWNPTMEPHGKWGASEGYHKGDIGNFNSSADGKGSITFATNEWCIGCGDEKKDIVGKAIIVHQGIDDYKSQPSGAAGSRVSCGGIIE; encoded by the coding sequence ATGAAAACTCTAAACCTATTGGTAATTGCTTTTCTATCTATCATTATTCTTGGCTGTAAGGGCGATAAGAAAGAAGGAAAGGAATATGAAAACAAGGTAAATGAAGAAATTACAGAGGAAAAAGAAGAAACTAGTAAGTCAAAAACGTTGGCAATGTCTTTGACACCAAAAAGCGATAGTGAAGTATCTGGTAATGTAACTTTTACAGAAGAAGGTGGCATGGTAACAATGGTAGCGTATTTAAGCGGATTATCAGAAGGTGAACACGCCATCCATATTCACGAAAAAGCAGACTGCTCTTCTGCAGATGGCAAATCAACTGGAGGACACTGGAATCCAACTATGGAACCACACGGAAAATGGGGAGCATCAGAAGGGTATCATAAAGGAGATATCGGTAATTTTAACTCTTCTGCCGATGGTAAAGGTTCTATAACTTTTGCAACTAATGAATGGTGTATCGGATGTGGAGATGAGAAAAAAGATATCGTTGGTAAAGCCATCATCGTACATCAAGGTATTGATGATTATAAATCTCAACCATCAGGTGCTGCCGGAAGCAGAGTAAGCTGTGGAGGAATTATAGAATAA
- a CDS encoding RNA polymerase sigma factor: protein MQSNELILQLQQKNEKAFRRIYEMYAENIFGVIYTILRDETLAEEVLQDVFVKVWNKADSYSEKKGRFFTWILNIARNAAIDKTRSVAFKNSQQNQTADYFVDILEEKSNFSSKMDAIGIKKYIDVLEPICKKVIDLLFFKGYTQKEASEELDIPIGTIKTRNRICINKLREVLAV from the coding sequence ATGCAATCCAACGAATTGATTCTTCAACTGCAACAAAAAAATGAAAAAGCTTTTCGACGCATTTATGAAATGTATGCAGAGAATATATTTGGCGTAATTTACACTATCCTTAGAGATGAAACTTTAGCAGAAGAAGTATTACAAGATGTATTTGTAAAAGTTTGGAATAAAGCGGATTCTTACTCCGAAAAAAAAGGACGTTTTTTTACATGGATACTTAATATTGCTCGTAATGCAGCTATCGATAAAACAAGATCAGTTGCCTTTAAAAACTCACAACAAAACCAAACTGCAGATTATTTCGTAGATATACTAGAAGAGAAAAGTAATTTCTCCAGTAAGATGGATGCTATAGGTATAAAAAAGTACATTGATGTATTAGAACCTATTTGTAAAAAAGTTATCGATTTATTGTTTTTTAAAGGTTACACACAAAAAGAGGCTTCAGAAGAATTAGACATTCCGATCGGGACTATTAAAACTCGGAACAGAATTTGCATTAATAAATTAAGAGAAGTCTTGGCAGTATAA
- a CDS encoding anti-sigma factor domain-containing protein: MDIKQFISSGILELYVYGALSEKENAEVYKALKEHPEIEEEIKEIEKSLMKLSAATAPYNPESVFNRIKEKLSFTDTDVDVIPIAPKRNNWPAYIGWAASVALLIGLFLQFSKNKDLRQQLVESQIEQNLLEGKINVAEEDLSKAKTLLSVLRDKDILQIPLQAQKIDPTAYAAVYWDKEKQTAYIDVAGLPTPPPGKVYQVWSLKLDPLTPTSLGILDKFTQEETKIFSFTNPNESEAFGITLEPEGGSESPTLEQLYTLGVVAS; encoded by the coding sequence ATGGATATCAAACAATTTATATCATCCGGAATATTAGAGCTCTATGTATACGGTGCATTATCCGAAAAAGAGAATGCTGAAGTATATAAAGCATTAAAAGAGCATCCCGAAATCGAGGAAGAGATAAAAGAGATAGAAAAGTCTCTTATGAAGCTTTCGGCAGCAACCGCGCCTTATAATCCAGAGTCTGTTTTTAATCGTATTAAAGAAAAATTAAGTTTTACAGATACTGATGTAGATGTTATCCCTATTGCTCCAAAACGTAATAACTGGCCAGCCTATATTGGTTGGGCTGCTTCTGTAGCATTATTGATTGGTTTGTTCCTACAATTTAGTAAAAATAAGGATTTACGCCAACAATTAGTAGAATCTCAAATAGAACAAAATTTACTGGAAGGAAAAATTAATGTAGCTGAAGAAGATTTATCAAAAGCAAAAACATTATTAAGTGTTTTACGTGATAAAGACATACTTCAAATTCCTTTACAAGCCCAAAAAATAGATCCTACGGCCTATGCTGCCGTATACTGGGATAAAGAAAAGCAAACAGCGTATATAGATGTAGCTGGACTACCTACTCCTCCACCTGGAAAAGTATATCAGGTATGGTCTTTAAAATTAGATCCACTCACTCCTACTAGTTTAGGAATACTAGATAAGTTTACACAAGAAGAAACTAAAATTTTCTCATTCACAAATCCTAATGAATCAGAAGCTTTTGGTATAACTCTAGAACCAGAAGGAGGAAGTGAATCTCCTACGCTAGAGCAGTTATACACTCTTGGTGTCGTAGCATCCTAG
- a CDS encoding LVIVD repeat-containing protein — MKKHIYMILTSFIIFSCDSDSSSDSLSPVADGTGGSLATFTLKGDYLYTVDNTDLTVFNITDVKDPVQVNTIPIGFNIETLFSYRDYLYIGSRNGMFIYGLTNPEFPEKLSQVEHFTACDPVIANDTHAFVTLHSNTFCGNNINLLQVYDITTITEPILINSRNLTFPRGLGLYGDFLIVCDDEIKVFDISNPAESNLVTSVNQSAFDVIISGDLLIAIGETGLYQYKLAPDTNSGVSITELSTISI; from the coding sequence ATGAAAAAACATATCTATATGATACTCACTTCTTTTATAATATTTAGTTGCGACTCTGACTCTTCAAGTGATTCATTATCCCCCGTTGCTGACGGTACTGGAGGATCTTTAGCGACATTTACACTAAAAGGAGATTATTTATATACCGTAGATAATACTGATCTTACTGTATTCAATATAACAGATGTTAAAGACCCTGTACAAGTAAACACAATACCTATTGGATTTAATATAGAAACTCTTTTTAGTTATAGAGACTATTTATATATCGGATCCAGAAATGGAATGTTCATATATGGATTAACAAATCCTGAATTCCCAGAAAAATTATCTCAAGTAGAACATTTCACCGCCTGCGACCCAGTGATCGCTAATGATACTCACGCTTTTGTGACACTACACTCTAATACATTTTGCGGTAATAATATAAATCTCTTACAGGTATATGATATCACTACCATAACCGAACCTATTTTAATTAATTCCAGAAACCTTACTTTTCCCCGAGGATTAGGGTTATATGGTGATTTTTTAATTGTTTGTGATGATGAGATTAAGGTATTTGATATATCTAATCCTGCAGAATCTAACTTGGTCACATCTGTTAATCAAAGTGCATTTGATGTAATTATCTCTGGAGATCTGTTAATCGCTATTGGAGAAACCGGATTGTATCAATACAAATTAGCTCCTGATACTAATTCTGGAGTTAGTATTACAGAATTAAGTACAATTAGTATATAA
- a CDS encoding YdeI/OmpD-associated family protein produces MKSPVFETSLQSIHSISIPSDIAESFISQNHKRVVVQVKYQNKSVQFHAALQKRKELFSVMFSKKYQKQLGVFSNDYFQVQLLEDTSKYGVEMPEELEAVLQSDPEASEIFESFTAGKKRSLIYYVLGFKNSQTRIDKSLIITENIRLGIKDTRQLIKKL; encoded by the coding sequence ATGAAAAGCCCAGTTTTTGAAACTTCCTTACAATCTATACATAGCATATCAATTCCTTCTGACATTGCAGAATCATTTATCAGCCAAAATCATAAAAGAGTGGTTGTTCAGGTGAAATATCAGAATAAGTCAGTTCAATTTCACGCAGCTTTACAAAAAAGAAAAGAGCTATTTTCAGTAATGTTTAGTAAGAAATATCAAAAACAATTAGGAGTTTTTTCAAATGATTATTTCCAAGTCCAATTACTTGAAGACACCTCTAAATATGGCGTGGAGATGCCCGAAGAACTGGAAGCCGTATTACAAAGTGATCCAGAAGCTTCGGAGATTTTCGAATCCTTTACGGCAGGCAAAAAAAGAAGTCTAATTTATTATGTATTAGGATTCAAAAATTCTCAAACTCGTATAGATAAATCATTAATCATTACAGAAAATATAAGACTAGGTATTAAGGATACCAGACAACTTATTAAAAAATTATAA